One window of the Streptomyces sp. TS71-3 genome contains the following:
- the pcrA gene encoding DNA helicase PcrA — protein sequence MSSLFDDHFLAGLQASHGAQEEPPPPPEDPGPEEVPDDLFGGRYDAPPPREAYYRDGAPRPAADPNALLDGLNDQQRAAVAHSGSPLLIVAGAGSGKTRVLTHRIAHLLALHRAHPGQILAITFTNKAAGEMKERVEQLVGPRAAAMWVMTFHSACVRILRREYKKLGFTSSFSIYDAADSKRLMALVCRDLDLDPKRFPPKSFSAKISNLKNELIDEEDFAGSASDGFEKTLAQAYALYQSRLREANALDFDDLIMTTVNLLRTFPDVAEHYRRRFRHILVDEYQDTNHAQYALVRELVGTAPGPEAAGGEAGPEPAELCVVGDADQSIYAFRGATIRNILQFEEDYPDATTILLEQNYRSTQTILTAANAVIERNESRRPKNLWTNAGAGARITGYVADSEHDEAQFVAEEIDRLTDAGDAKAGDVAVFYRTNAQSRVFEEIFIRVGLPYKVVGGVRFYERREVRDVLAYLRVLANPEDSVPLRRILNVPKRGIGERAEAMIDALAQRERTSFAQALRRVDEAYGMAARSANAIKRFNTLMEDLRTVVESGAGPATVLEAVLERTGYLAELQSSTDPQDETRIENLQELAAVALEFEQERGEGETGTLADFLEQVALVADSDQIPEEDEEGAGVITLMTLHTAKGLEFPVVFLTGMEDGVFPHMRALGQTKELEEERRLAYVGITRARERLYLTRAALRSAWGQPAYNPPSRFLEEIPEQHVDWKRTGPSAPSASVSAASGVAASLSSSRSRSAASGASGFATRRASEKPVISLVAGDRVTHDQFGLGTVVSVEGTGDNAKATVDFGDDRPKKLLLRYAPVEKL from the coding sequence ATGAGCAGCCTCTTTGACGATCACTTCCTGGCCGGCCTCCAGGCGTCCCACGGCGCGCAGGAGGAGCCCCCGCCGCCGCCCGAGGACCCGGGCCCGGAGGAGGTCCCGGACGACCTGTTCGGCGGCAGGTACGACGCCCCGCCGCCGCGCGAGGCGTACTACCGCGACGGCGCCCCCCGCCCCGCCGCCGACCCGAACGCCCTCCTGGACGGGCTGAACGACCAGCAGCGCGCCGCCGTCGCGCACAGCGGCTCCCCCCTGCTCATCGTCGCCGGCGCGGGCTCCGGCAAGACCCGGGTGCTCACGCACCGCATCGCGCACCTGCTCGCGCTGCACCGCGCCCACCCCGGCCAGATCCTCGCGATCACCTTCACCAACAAGGCCGCGGGCGAGATGAAGGAGCGCGTCGAGCAGCTCGTCGGCCCGCGTGCCGCCGCGATGTGGGTGATGACGTTCCACAGCGCCTGCGTGCGCATCCTGCGCCGCGAGTACAAGAAGCTCGGCTTCACGTCCTCGTTCTCGATCTACGACGCCGCCGACTCCAAGCGCCTGATGGCCCTCGTCTGCCGCGACCTGGACCTCGACCCCAAGCGCTTCCCGCCCAAGTCGTTCAGCGCCAAGATCTCCAACCTGAAGAACGAGCTGATCGACGAGGAGGACTTCGCGGGGTCCGCCAGTGACGGCTTCGAGAAGACCCTCGCGCAGGCCTACGCGCTGTACCAGTCCCGCCTGCGCGAGGCGAACGCGCTGGACTTCGACGACCTGATCATGACGACGGTCAACCTCCTGCGCACCTTCCCGGACGTCGCCGAGCACTACCGCCGCCGCTTCCGCCACATCCTCGTCGACGAGTACCAGGACACCAACCACGCGCAGTACGCGCTCGTCCGCGAGCTGGTCGGAACGGCACCGGGCCCCGAGGCAGCGGGCGGCGAGGCGGGTCCGGAGCCCGCCGAGCTCTGCGTCGTCGGCGACGCCGACCAGTCGATCTACGCCTTCCGCGGCGCCACCATCCGCAACATCCTCCAGTTCGAGGAGGACTACCCGGACGCCACCACCATCCTCCTGGAGCAGAACTACCGCTCCACGCAGACGATCCTCACCGCCGCCAACGCCGTCATCGAGCGCAACGAGAGCCGCCGCCCCAAGAACCTCTGGACCAACGCCGGCGCGGGCGCCCGGATCACCGGCTACGTCGCCGACAGCGAGCACGACGAGGCGCAGTTCGTCGCCGAGGAGATCGACCGCCTCACCGACGCGGGCGACGCCAAGGCCGGCGACGTCGCGGTCTTCTACCGCACCAACGCCCAGTCCCGTGTCTTCGAGGAGATCTTCATCCGCGTCGGCCTGCCCTACAAGGTCGTCGGCGGCGTCCGCTTCTACGAGCGCCGGGAGGTCCGGGACGTCCTCGCCTACCTGCGCGTCCTCGCCAACCCGGAGGACTCCGTACCGCTGCGCCGGATCCTCAACGTCCCCAAGCGGGGCATCGGCGAGCGCGCCGAGGCGATGATCGACGCCCTTGCCCAGCGCGAGCGGACCAGCTTCGCGCAGGCGCTGCGCCGCGTCGACGAGGCCTACGGCATGGCGGCCCGCTCCGCCAACGCCATCAAGAGGTTCAACACCCTGATGGAGGACCTCCGCACCGTCGTCGAGTCCGGCGCCGGGCCCGCCACCGTCCTGGAAGCCGTCCTGGAGCGCACCGGATACCTCGCCGAGCTCCAGTCCTCCACCGACCCCCAGGACGAGACCCGGATCGAGAACCTCCAGGAGCTCGCCGCCGTCGCCCTGGAGTTCGAGCAGGAGCGCGGCGAGGGCGAGACCGGCACGCTGGCGGACTTCCTGGAGCAGGTGGCCCTGGTCGCCGACTCCGACCAGATCCCCGAGGAGGACGAGGAGGGCGCCGGCGTCATCACGCTGATGACCCTCCACACCGCCAAGGGCCTGGAGTTCCCGGTGGTCTTCCTGACCGGCATGGAGGACGGCGTCTTCCCGCACATGCGCGCCCTCGGGCAGACCAAGGAGCTGGAGGAGGAGCGGCGGCTCGCCTACGTGGGCATCACGCGCGCCCGGGAGCGGCTGTACCTGACCCGCGCCGCGCTGCGCAGCGCCTGGGGCCAGCCCGCGTACAACCCGCCGTCCCGCTTCCTGGAGGAGATCCCCGAGCAGCACGTGGACTGGAAGCGGACGGGCCCCTCCGCCCCCTCGGCCTCCGTCTCCGCCGCGAGCGGTGTCGCCGCCTCGCTCTCCTCCTCGCGGTCCCGCAGCGCCGCCTCGGGCGCCTCCGGGTTCGCCACGCGCCGGGCGTCGGAGAAGCCGGTCATCTCGCTCGTCGCCGGGGACCGCGTCACGCACGACCAGTTCGGCCTCGGCACGGTCGTCTCCGTCGAGGGCACCGGCGACAACGCCAAGGCGACGGTCGACTTCGGCGACGACAGGCCGAAGAAGCTGCTGCTGCGGTACGCGCCGGTGGAGAAGCTGTAG
- a CDS encoding M23 family metallopeptidase: MNDRHPSGDPYPPAPAPDADYASYPSYDQQGVQYGGQTGYDGYSTYAAGGTATATAPYATDGYDTGHYATGAYTSGGFAADGFATGSFTPGAFAAGNFESDPLFGDLPGAEGGTASSDATGSYPTGQWDAAAQDPYGYAAQQHQQQGTDFGTAGYDGYGSTGYDTSGQWDATAWNGGGEWEAHSYAQQAPAAQQDPLFGAEYADPHQYDPYASQNLAPQDTGTHGYDSPDAAHQGYQAGGVSPAESAGGYEAHPYQDHAAAHPDPGMEYATDPSAYAEGLEAPYGDGSEGHYGDGYAYDGAPAADGAYGEAPGTGHEDPAYDGAGDAYDNPGYDDPAGAHDPADTDHYRDADHYGDADSYSDADRYGDDDPYADGDGDGDDTADDAATAALPEEAPGGDLPRQRSGATPVRPGSRGAASRARARRRPAKRSALLTVVVPSACVIGVAGVAAAAVGGGGDDNKDVAASGTPVKPSVANNKLDTQLENLSVDAGDFADRASRTQERIDLKAKQEEARKKAAAEAARKEALRPKFVLPVTQKGLSAYFGQSGENWMSLHTGIDFPVAYGTQVMSAIDGTVTTKYNVAYGNMAIVTAKDGTQTWYCHLSSYKVSPGTTVKAGDVIAFSGNSGNSTGPHLHFEVHPGGGAAVDPLPWLRSHGLDPT, encoded by the coding sequence GTGAACGACCGTCATCCGTCGGGGGACCCCTACCCCCCGGCCCCGGCTCCTGACGCCGACTATGCGTCGTACCCGTCGTACGACCAGCAAGGCGTCCAGTACGGCGGCCAGACCGGCTATGACGGTTACAGCACCTACGCCGCGGGCGGCACCGCCACGGCGACCGCCCCCTACGCCACCGACGGCTACGACACCGGCCACTACGCCACCGGCGCCTACACGTCCGGCGGTTTCGCCGCGGACGGCTTCGCCACCGGCAGCTTCACGCCCGGCGCGTTCGCCGCGGGGAACTTCGAGAGCGACCCCCTCTTCGGCGACCTCCCCGGCGCCGAGGGCGGCACCGCCTCCTCCGACGCCACCGGCTCCTACCCGACCGGCCAGTGGGACGCCGCCGCCCAGGACCCGTACGGGTACGCGGCGCAGCAACACCAGCAGCAGGGCACGGACTTCGGGACCGCCGGATACGACGGCTACGGCAGCACCGGGTACGACACGAGCGGCCAGTGGGACGCCACGGCGTGGAACGGCGGGGGCGAGTGGGAAGCCCACTCCTACGCCCAGCAGGCACCCGCCGCCCAGCAGGACCCGCTCTTCGGGGCGGAGTACGCGGACCCGCACCAGTACGACCCGTACGCCTCCCAGAACCTGGCCCCCCAGGACACCGGGACGCACGGCTACGACTCCCCCGACGCGGCGCACCAGGGCTACCAGGCCGGCGGCGTCTCCCCGGCGGAGTCCGCGGGGGGCTACGAGGCCCACCCGTACCAGGACCACGCCGCCGCCCATCCCGACCCCGGGATGGAGTACGCGACGGACCCCTCCGCGTACGCCGAGGGCCTCGAGGCTCCGTACGGCGACGGCAGCGAGGGCCACTACGGCGACGGGTACGCCTACGACGGCGCCCCGGCCGCGGACGGCGCCTACGGCGAGGCCCCGGGCACCGGTCACGAGGACCCCGCCTACGACGGCGCGGGCGACGCCTACGACAACCCCGGCTACGACGACCCCGCCGGCGCGCACGACCCCGCGGACACCGACCACTACCGCGACGCGGACCACTACGGCGACGCCGACTCCTACAGCGACGCCGACCGTTACGGCGACGACGACCCGTACGCGGACGGGGACGGGGACGGGGACGACACCGCGGACGACGCGGCCACCGCGGCGCTCCCGGAGGAGGCCCCCGGCGGGGATCTGCCCCGGCAGCGTTCCGGCGCCACACCCGTCCGTCCGGGCTCGCGCGGCGCGGCGTCCCGTGCCCGTGCCCGCCGCCGCCCCGCGAAGCGCTCCGCGCTGCTGACCGTGGTTGTCCCGTCGGCGTGCGTGATCGGTGTGGCGGGCGTGGCCGCCGCGGCGGTCGGGGGCGGTGGGGACGACAACAAGGACGTCGCCGCGTCCGGCACCCCCGTCAAGCCCTCCGTGGCCAACAACAAGCTCGACACCCAGCTCGAGAACCTCTCCGTGGACGCCGGCGACTTCGCCGACCGCGCGAGCCGTACGCAGGAGCGCATCGACCTCAAGGCCAAGCAGGAGGAAGCGCGCAAGAAAGCTGCGGCGGAAGCGGCGCGCAAGGAGGCGCTGCGGCCGAAGTTCGTCCTGCCGGTCACCCAGAAGGGCCTCAGCGCCTACTTCGGGCAGTCGGGCGAGAACTGGATGTCCCTGCACACCGGCATCGACTTCCCCGTCGCCTACGGCACCCAGGTGATGTCCGCGATCGACGGCACCGTCACCACGAAGTACAACGTCGCCTACGGGAACATGGCGATCGTCACCGCCAAGGACGGCACCCAGACCTGGTACTGCCACCTGTCCAGCTACAAGGTCAGCCCCGGGACGACCGTCAAGGCGGGCGACGTCATAGCCTTCTCCGGCAACTCCGGCAACTCCACCGGCCCGCACCTCCACTTCGAGGTCCACCCGGGCGGCGGCGCGGCGGTCGACCCGCTCCCGTGGCTGCGCAGCCACGGCCTCGACCCGACCTGA
- a CDS encoding cobalamin B12-binding domain-containing protein has product MGVAAGPIRVVVAKPGLDGHDRGAKVIARALRDAGMEVIYTGLHQTPEQVVDTAIQEDADAIGLSILSGAHNTLFARVLELLEQRDAEDIVVFGGGIIPEADIPLLKEKGVAEIFTPGATTASIVEWVRANVRQPAEA; this is encoded by the coding sequence ATGGGTGTGGCAGCCGGGCCGATCCGCGTGGTGGTGGCCAAGCCGGGACTCGACGGCCACGATCGGGGGGCCAAGGTCATCGCGCGTGCGCTGCGCGACGCGGGCATGGAGGTGATCTACACGGGCCTCCACCAGACGCCGGAGCAGGTCGTCGACACCGCCATCCAGGAGGACGCCGACGCGATCGGCCTCTCCATCCTCTCCGGCGCGCACAACACCCTGTTCGCACGCGTCCTGGAACTGCTGGAGCAGCGGGACGCCGAGGACATCGTGGTGTTCGGCGGCGGCATCATCCCCGAGGCGGACATTCCGCTCCTCAAGGAGAAGGGGGTCGCGGAGATCTTCACGCCCGGTGCGACGACCGCGTCGATCGTGGAGTGGGTCCGCGCGAACGTGCGGCAGCCTGCGGAGGCGTAG
- a CDS encoding DUF5691 domain-containing protein translates to MTPVTSGAAPAAWEDLVTAALLGTDRRRPPVRARDGDPAAGLLDAAAAHTLRRRAGMRPAPAAPLPHRAAPDDRPPLPPAAVHRLAMLLADRPGTGSGGRRGSAPDLLELLPQWLRTANAQGYAAPPHLLPALLDAARARTDLRRQVLTFAGPRALWLARLNPDWKFALRAAPGGGALLPSPEDGARVRRLWEEGLFAERVALLAMVRRHDPAAARDLLATTWSTERAEDRLMFLDSLRTGLRADDEPFLEQALADRSRNVRAVAAELLSALPGSALAARMADRAAACLSLERTDGEPTIAVEAPHACDAAMERDGITPKPPAGRGERSWWLGQLMEAAPLAAWVGRFGGRSPEEIVALPVADEWAGELHAAWCRAAVRQVDAAWARALLGTPAAPGTGGPGGASLAERAKLLSVLAAEERAAWVAGFIEAHGLSEAFQLLGGCPAPWEERLGRSVVDALNIARDAGGYPWSFSGVMGLAERCLDPSAGGRLEGLAAVPDDAENASPGAGAYWAEAFQRLLSTLRLRAAMHAELTAPGEPMR, encoded by the coding sequence ATGACCCCAGTGACGAGCGGGGCGGCCCCGGCCGCGTGGGAGGACCTGGTCACCGCGGCGCTGCTGGGCACCGACCGCCGCAGGCCCCCGGTGCGGGCCCGGGACGGCGATCCGGCCGCCGGGCTGCTGGACGCCGCCGCCGCGCACACCCTCCGCCGCCGCGCGGGAATGCGCCCGGCACCGGCGGCACCGCTGCCGCACCGCGCCGCGCCCGACGACCGCCCCCCGTTGCCGCCCGCGGCCGTCCACAGGCTGGCGATGCTCCTCGCCGACCGGCCCGGCACCGGCTCCGGCGGCCGGCGGGGCTCGGCACCCGACCTGCTGGAGCTGCTGCCGCAGTGGCTCAGGACGGCGAACGCCCAGGGCTACGCCGCTCCCCCGCACCTGCTGCCGGCCCTGCTGGACGCGGCACGCGCGCGTACCGACCTCCGACGGCAGGTCCTCACCTTCGCGGGGCCCCGGGCGCTGTGGCTGGCCCGGCTCAATCCTGACTGGAAGTTCGCGCTGCGCGCCGCCCCCGGTGGCGGGGCGCTGCTGCCCTCACCGGAGGACGGCGCGCGGGTGCGGCGGTTGTGGGAGGAGGGCCTGTTCGCCGAGCGGGTGGCGCTGCTCGCGATGGTCCGGCGGCACGACCCGGCGGCGGCGCGCGACCTGCTCGCCACCACCTGGTCCACGGAGCGGGCCGAGGACCGCCTGATGTTCCTCGACTCGCTGCGCACCGGCCTGCGCGCCGACGACGAACCGTTCCTGGAGCAGGCGCTGGCCGACCGCAGCCGCAACGTCCGCGCCGTCGCGGCGGAGTTGCTGTCCGCGCTGCCCGGCTCGGCCCTCGCCGCCCGGATGGCGGACCGCGCCGCGGCCTGCCTCTCGCTGGAACGGACGGACGGCGAGCCCACGATCGCGGTGGAGGCGCCGCACGCGTGCGACGCGGCCATGGAGCGCGACGGGATCACGCCGAAACCGCCGGCCGGACGCGGCGAGCGGTCCTGGTGGCTGGGGCAGCTCATGGAGGCGGCCCCGCTGGCCGCCTGGGTGGGCCGGTTCGGCGGCCGGAGCCCCGAGGAGATCGTGGCGCTGCCGGTGGCGGACGAGTGGGCGGGCGAGCTGCACGCCGCGTGGTGCCGAGCGGCGGTGCGGCAGGTGGACGCCGCGTGGGCCCGCGCGCTGCTGGGCACGCCCGCCGCGCCGGGCACCGGTGGCCCGGGCGGCGCCTCGCTGGCCGAGCGGGCGAAGCTGCTCTCCGTGCTGGCGGCGGAGGAGCGGGCCGCGTGGGTGGCCGGGTTCATCGAGGCGCACGGCCTGTCCGAGGCGTTCCAGCTGCTGGGCGGCTGCCCGGCGCCCTGGGAGGAGCGGCTCGGGCGCTCGGTGGTGGACGCGCTGAACATCGCGCGGGACGCGGGCGGTTACCCCTGGAGCTTCAGCGGGGTGATGGGGCTCGCCGAACGGTGCCTTGATCCCTCCGCGGGAGGGCGCCTGGAGGGGCTCGCGGCTGTACCCGACGATGCGGAGAACGCCAGCCCAGGGGCTGGGGCCTACTGGGCGGAGGCCTTTCAGCGCCTCCTCAGCACGTTGCGCTTGCGCGCGGCCATGCACGCCGAGCTGACGGCACCGGGTGAGCCCATGCGGTGA
- a CDS encoding SWIM zinc finger family protein yields MTEQGVRWTADQVLALAPDAASRKAGSKLGTAGPWSEAGSAGGSVWGLCKGSGSRPYQTIVDVAGSEGPAYKCSCPSRKFPCKHALGLLLLWAGEDGSVAPSEAPAWAGEWLDGRRRRAAERQAPAPEEAGADAADPAARRRAESRARKRAERITAGTAELDQRLSDLLRGGLAGLEQAGYGVWEETAARMVDAQAPGLAARVRELGSVAASGPGWPMRLLEECALLHLLDQGWLNRQALPPDLAAAVRTHVGLPSAAQEPPERDTWLVLAQYDTVDSRLTTRRIWLYGTASGRSALVLSYGTAGRAPGLALPVGLAFDAELSGRPGSGQLRAELGERFGAPSPSTARPAGTGTEQAAAEYGTALRADPWLESWPVALGPVIPVPLPDRSGWQLADADGGGALPVTPAVAASPGLWRLVALSGGAPVTVFGECGHRGFTPLAAWPQGPGETVALC; encoded by the coding sequence ATGACTGAGCAGGGGGTGCGCTGGACGGCGGACCAAGTGCTGGCACTGGCTCCTGACGCCGCGTCACGCAAGGCGGGAAGCAAGCTCGGCACGGCCGGGCCGTGGTCGGAGGCGGGCAGCGCCGGGGGTTCGGTGTGGGGCCTGTGCAAGGGCAGCGGCAGCAGGCCGTACCAGACGATCGTCGACGTCGCGGGCAGCGAGGGCCCGGCGTACAAGTGCAGCTGCCCGAGCCGGAAGTTCCCGTGCAAGCACGCGCTCGGGCTGCTGCTGCTCTGGGCCGGCGAGGACGGCTCGGTGGCGCCGTCCGAGGCTCCGGCCTGGGCCGGGGAGTGGCTGGACGGGCGCCGCAGGCGGGCGGCGGAGCGGCAGGCTCCCGCGCCCGAGGAGGCGGGGGCCGACGCGGCGGACCCTGCGGCCCGGCGGCGCGCGGAGTCCAGGGCGCGCAAGCGGGCCGAGCGGATCACCGCGGGCACCGCCGAGCTGGATCAGCGGCTGTCCGACCTGCTGCGCGGCGGCCTCGCCGGCCTGGAGCAGGCGGGGTACGGCGTCTGGGAGGAGACCGCGGCCCGGATGGTCGACGCGCAGGCGCCCGGCCTCGCGGCGCGCGTGCGGGAGCTGGGGTCCGTCGCCGCGTCGGGGCCCGGCTGGCCGATGCGGCTGCTGGAGGAGTGCGCGCTGCTCCACCTGCTCGACCAGGGCTGGCTGAACAGGCAGGCGCTGCCGCCCGACCTGGCCGCCGCCGTCCGCACCCACGTCGGCCTGCCCTCCGCCGCGCAGGAGCCGCCGGAGCGCGACACGTGGCTGGTCCTCGCGCAGTACGACACCGTGGACAGCCGCCTCACGACCCGCCGCATATGGCTGTACGGCACGGCGTCGGGGCGTTCGGCGCTGGTGCTGTCGTACGGCACGGCGGGCCGCGCGCCGGGGCTCGCGCTGCCGGTGGGGCTCGCGTTCGACGCCGAGTTGTCGGGCCGTCCGGGTTCCGGGCAGCTCCGGGCCGAGCTGGGCGAGCGGTTCGGCGCCCCGTCGCCCAGCACCGCCCGGCCCGCCGGCACGGGCACCGAGCAGGCGGCAGCCGAGTACGGCACGGCGCTGCGGGCCGACCCCTGGCTGGAGAGCTGGCCGGTGGCGCTCGGCCCCGTCATACCCGTCCCCCTGCCGGACCGCTCGGGCTGGCAGCTCGCCGACGCGGACGGCGGCGGCGCTCTGCCCGTGACCCCCGCGGTGGCCGCCTCTCCCGGGTTGTGGCGGCTCGTCGCGCTCTCCGGCGGCGCCCCCGTCACGGTCTTCGGCGAGTGCGGCCACCGCGGCTTCACTCCCCTCGCGGCCTGGCCGCAGGGCCCCGGCGAGACGGTGGCGCTGTGCTGA
- a CDS encoding AAA family ATPase, which translates to MSASAEPTPGQPTERPVEGGQVPVPEAPSASGSAAPAEALRPHAEEAFAAELAALAGQDDRPRPPRWRLSPWAVATYLLGGTLADGTVITPKYVGPRRIVEVAVTTLATDRALLLLGVPGTAKTWVSEHLAAAISGDSTLLVQGTAGTPEEAIRYGWNYARLLAQGPSRDALVPSPVMRAMATGMTARVEELTRIPADVQDTLITILSEKTLPIPELGQEVQAVRGFNVIATANDRDRGVNDLSSALRRRFNTVVLPLPESAEAEVDIVSRRVDQIGRSLDLPAVPEGMAEIRRVVTVFRELREGITSDGRTKVKSPSGTLSTAEAISVVTHGLALAAHFGDGVLRSGDVAAGILGAVVRDPAADRVVWQEYLEAVVRERDGWKDFYRACREVSA; encoded by the coding sequence ATGTCCGCATCCGCAGAACCCACACCCGGGCAGCCGACCGAACGGCCGGTTGAGGGCGGGCAGGTGCCGGTGCCCGAGGCACCGTCCGCTTCCGGCTCCGCGGCGCCGGCCGAGGCGCTGCGTCCGCACGCCGAGGAGGCGTTCGCCGCCGAACTCGCCGCGCTCGCCGGGCAGGACGACCGGCCGCGCCCGCCCCGCTGGCGCCTCTCGCCGTGGGCCGTCGCCACCTACCTCCTCGGCGGCACGCTCGCCGACGGCACGGTGATCACACCCAAGTACGTGGGCCCGCGCCGCATCGTCGAGGTCGCTGTCACCACGCTGGCGACGGACCGCGCCCTGCTCCTCCTCGGCGTGCCCGGCACCGCCAAGACCTGGGTCTCCGAGCACCTGGCCGCCGCGATCAGCGGCGACTCCACCCTGCTGGTGCAGGGCACCGCGGGCACCCCGGAGGAGGCCATCCGCTACGGGTGGAACTACGCCCGGCTGCTGGCGCAGGGCCCGAGCCGTGACGCGCTCGTCCCCAGCCCCGTGATGCGCGCCATGGCGACCGGCATGACCGCCCGCGTCGAGGAGCTGACCCGCATCCCCGCGGACGTGCAGGACACGCTGATCACGATCCTCTCGGAGAAGACCCTGCCGATACCGGAGCTGGGCCAGGAGGTGCAGGCGGTCCGCGGCTTCAACGTGATCGCCACGGCCAACGACCGCGACCGCGGCGTGAACGACCTCTCCAGCGCCCTGCGCCGCCGCTTCAACACGGTGGTGCTGCCGCTGCCGGAGAGCGCGGAGGCCGAGGTCGACATCGTGTCCCGGCGCGTCGACCAGATCGGCCGCTCGCTCGACCTGCCCGCCGTCCCGGAGGGCATGGCGGAGATCCGCCGGGTGGTCACGGTCTTCCGCGAACTGCGCGAGGGCATCACCTCCGACGGCCGTACGAAGGTCAAGTCGCCGAGCGGCACGCTCTCCACCGCCGAGGCGATCTCCGTGGTCACCCACGGCCTCGCCCTCGCCGCGCACTTCGGCGACGGCGTGCTCCGCTCCGGTGACGTCGCCGCCGGCATCCTCGGCGCGGTGGTCCGCGATCCCGCAGCCGACCGGGTCGTCTGGCAGGAGTACCTGGAGGCCGTCGTCCGCGAGCGGGACGGCTGGAAGGACTTCTACCGCGCCTGCCGGGAGGTGAGCGCATGA